A portion of the Bacillus thuringiensis genome contains these proteins:
- a CDS encoding methyl-accepting chemotaxis protein has translation MQAMEQTAGAMEELTQGMQSIVNTSSSVNELSAQSALDAENGNKLMKQMIQQMDTIQNSVHSGVKQVETMKEQSEEIVKIIDVMQGITSQINLLALNAAIEAARAGESGRGFAIVADEVRKLAEQSSDSAKQIENLITQVMGTTNHTVDMMGKVDNEVQAGTQVVMHTEKVFGTITEKVQQVSEQIQTVSMSTDEIAASSEEISASAEDMAQISQRSSDRTDRVKESIQQQEKSVQEISVSIEHMHSAAGKLKQIVAQFTLQK, from the coding sequence AGGAATGCAGAGTATAGTCAATACATCATCCTCTGTAAATGAATTGTCTGCTCAATCAGCATTAGATGCAGAGAATGGTAACAAATTAATGAAACAAATGATTCAACAGATGGATACAATCCAAAATTCGGTACATAGTGGTGTTAAACAAGTAGAGACTATGAAAGAACAATCAGAAGAAATTGTTAAAATCATTGATGTTATGCAAGGCATTACCTCTCAGATTAACTTATTAGCATTAAACGCCGCAATTGAGGCTGCGCGTGCTGGAGAAAGTGGTAGAGGATTTGCAATTGTGGCAGATGAAGTGCGGAAATTAGCAGAACAATCTAGTGATTCTGCAAAACAAATTGAGAATCTTATTACTCAAGTTATGGGAACAACGAACCATACAGTAGATATGATGGGGAAAGTAGATAATGAGGTACAGGCAGGTACACAAGTAGTAATGCATACAGAAAAAGTATTTGGAACAATTACAGAAAAAGTACAGCAAGTATCTGAGCAAATTCAAACGGTATCTATGTCTACAGATGAAATTGCAGCGAGTAGTGAGGAAATCTCGGCTTCTGCAGAAGACATGGCTCAAATTTCCCAAAGATCATCTGATCGAACTGATAGGGTAAAAGAGTCTATTCAACAGCAAGAAAAATCTGTTCAAGAGATTTCGGTTTCAATTGAACATATGCATAGCGCAGCAGGAAAATTAAAACAAATAGTTGCCCAATTTACTCTTCAAAAGTAG